In one Pseudomonas sp. MM211 genomic region, the following are encoded:
- the ftsA gene encoding cell division protein FtsA, with translation MANVQSGKMIVGLDIGTSKVVALVGEVTADGQLEIVGIGTHPSRGLKKGVVVNIESTVASIQRAVEEAQLMAGCRIHSAFVGVAGNHIRSLNSHGIVAIRDREVSSADLERVLDAAQAVAIPADQRVLHTLPQDYVIDNQEGVREPLGMSGVRLEAKVHVVTCAVNAAQNIEKCVRRCGLEVDDIILEQLASAYAVLTDDEKELGVCLVDIGGGTTDICIFTEGAIRHTAVIPIAGDQVTNDIAMALRTPTQYAEEIKIRYACALAKLAGAGETIKVPSVGDRPPRDLSRQSLAEVVEPRYDELFTLIQAELRRSGYEDLIPAGIVMTGGTAKMEGAIELAEEIFHMPVRLGMPHSVKGLSDVVRNPIYSTGVGLLLYGLRKQSDDIPMPGNGGYGDDTKTPVLERLKRWIQGNF, from the coding sequence ATGGCAAACGTGCAGAGCGGCAAGATGATCGTCGGTCTCGACATCGGCACCTCCAAAGTGGTGGCGCTGGTGGGCGAGGTGACCGCTGATGGTCAGCTGGAAATCGTCGGCATCGGTACTCACCCGTCGCGCGGCCTGAAGAAGGGCGTGGTGGTCAATATCGAGTCCACGGTGGCCTCGATCCAGCGCGCGGTCGAAGAGGCTCAACTGATGGCGGGTTGCCGTATTCACTCGGCGTTCGTCGGTGTAGCTGGCAATCACATCCGTAGCCTCAACAGCCATGGCATCGTCGCCATCCGCGACCGTGAGGTCAGCAGTGCCGATCTGGAGCGTGTGCTCGACGCCGCTCAGGCCGTGGCCATTCCGGCAGATCAGCGTGTGTTGCACACCCTGCCGCAGGATTACGTGATTGATAACCAGGAAGGCGTTCGTGAGCCTCTGGGCATGTCCGGCGTGCGCCTGGAAGCCAAGGTACACGTGGTGACCTGCGCAGTTAATGCGGCGCAGAACATCGAGAAGTGCGTGCGCCGCTGCGGTCTGGAAGTCGACGACATCATCCTCGAGCAGCTCGCATCCGCGTATGCGGTGCTGACCGACGACGAGAAAGAGCTGGGCGTGTGCCTGGTCGACATCGGCGGTGGCACCACTGACATTTGCATCTTTACCGAAGGCGCGATTCGTCATACCGCGGTGATCCCGATCGCTGGCGATCAGGTCACCAACGACATTGCCATGGCGCTGCGTACGCCGACTCAGTACGCCGAAGAGATCAAGATCCGTTATGCCTGCGCCCTGGCCAAGCTGGCTGGCGCCGGCGAAACCATCAAGGTGCCGAGCGTGGGCGACCGTCCACCGCGCGACCTGTCGCGCCAGTCCCTGGCTGAAGTGGTCGAGCCGCGTTACGACGAGCTGTTCACTTTGATCCAGGCTGAACTGCGCCGCAGCGGCTACGAAGACCTGATTCCGGCTGGCATCGTGATGACCGGTGGCACGGCGAAGATGGAAGGCGCGATTGAGCTGGCCGAAGAAATCTTCCATATGCCGGTGCGCCTCGGCATGCCCCATAGCGTCAAGGGGCTCAGCGACGTGGTGCGCAATCCCATTTATTCAACAGGCGTTGGCCTGCTGTTGTACGGGCTGCGCAAGCAGTCCGACGACATTCCGATGCCCGGCAACGGTGGGTACGGCGATGATACGAAAACCCCGGTACTGGAGCGGCTTAAACGCTGGATCCAGGGCAATTTCTGA
- a CDS encoding cell division protein FtsQ/DivIB: MMSAVLRHQPGTARAPMRGKAVPRGASRLVAKEPISLRLPRPNFSLLKRITWPVLLLVLGFGAYELSLRLLPYADRPIAKISVEGDLSYISQQSVQQRIEPFVSASFFSVDLVGMRHELEQMPWIAHAEVRRVWPDQVMVRLEEQLPIARWGDEALLNNQGQAFAPKELAHYENLPQLYGPKRAQQQVMQQYQVLSQMLRPMGFTVARLELRERGSWFLSTGQGIEVLLGRDHLVEKIRRFSAIYSKALKDQKDNIARIDLRYANGLAVAWHEPQAPVAVEPAAVQ; the protein is encoded by the coding sequence ATCATGAGCGCCGTCTTGCGTCATCAGCCAGGTACCGCCCGAGCGCCTATGCGCGGCAAGGCCGTGCCGCGCGGCGCCAGCCGTCTGGTGGCGAAGGAGCCGATCAGCCTGCGTTTGCCACGGCCCAATTTCAGCCTGCTCAAACGTATTACCTGGCCGGTATTGCTGCTGGTGCTGGGGTTCGGCGCCTATGAGCTGTCGCTGCGCCTGCTGCCTTACGCGGATCGTCCGATCGCCAAGATCAGCGTCGAAGGCGACCTCAGCTACATCAGCCAGCAATCGGTGCAACAACGCATTGAACCTTTTGTCAGCGCGAGCTTCTTCAGTGTCGACCTTGTCGGTATGCGGCACGAGTTGGAGCAGATGCCATGGATCGCCCACGCCGAAGTGCGTCGCGTATGGCCCGATCAGGTGATGGTGCGTCTGGAAGAGCAACTGCCGATCGCCCGCTGGGGTGACGAGGCTCTGCTCAACAATCAAGGGCAGGCATTCGCGCCGAAAGAGCTGGCGCATTACGAGAATCTGCCACAGCTGTACGGCCCGAAGCGGGCCCAGCAACAAGTCATGCAGCAGTATCAGGTGTTGAGCCAGATGCTGCGACCAATGGGATTCACCGTGGCACGCCTGGAGTTGCGTGAGCGCGGCAGCTGGTTCCTGTCCACTGGGCAGGGCATCGAAGTGCTGCTTGGGCGCGACCATCTGGTGGAAAAAATACGTCGTTTCAGCGCCATCTACAGCAAGGCGCTGAAGGATCAGAAAGACAACATCGCGCGGATCGATCTGCGCTACGCCAACGGCCTTGCCGTTGCGTGGCACGAGCCGCAAGCACCCGTAGCGGTCGAACCCGCTGCGGTGCAGTGA